One genomic segment of Paenibacillus sp. FSL H8-0332 includes these proteins:
- a CDS encoding NAD(P)-dependent oxidoreductase, translating to MKIFVAGASGVIGRILLPKLVEAGHEVTGMTRRKEQGQAIEELGAKAVIADAFNLKQMVNIISENQPDVVIHQLTALSQGSSAENARIRMEGTRNLVNAARQANVKKIIAQSISWAYEPGDEPAMEEVALDVHAPLPRSTTISGIAALESAVTEIPDYVILRYGTLYGPSTWYDKNGATAGQVRNHELTATDGVSSFIHVEDAANAAFLALAWPTGTYNIVDDEPAKGIDWLPVYADILNAPSPELQLGAGGWERGALNTKVKNVCGWNLHYPTWRTGFLEALR from the coding sequence ATGAAGATATTTGTTGCTGGTGCAAGTGGAGTTATTGGACGTATTTTACTTCCAAAATTAGTGGAAGCAGGTCACGAAGTAACGGGAATGACGCGTCGTAAGGAACAAGGACAGGCTATCGAAGAGTTAGGAGCTAAAGCTGTCATTGCAGATGCGTTTAATCTGAAACAAATGGTAAACATCATAAGCGAGAACCAGCCAGATGTAGTCATCCATCAGTTAACAGCATTGAGTCAGGGGAGTTCAGCAGAGAATGCACGAATTCGAATGGAAGGAACCCGGAATCTGGTGAACGCTGCCCGACAAGCCAATGTTAAGAAGATCATTGCCCAAAGTATTTCATGGGCGTATGAACCGGGGGATGAGCCGGCGATGGAAGAAGTGGCCTTGGATGTTCACGCACCTTTACCCCGGAGTACGACGATCAGCGGTATTGCAGCCTTAGAGAGCGCAGTTACAGAAATCCCCGACTATGTCATATTGCGGTATGGCACACTCTATGGTCCATCTACCTGGTATGACAAGAATGGAGCCACGGCGGGACAAGTTCGGAATCACGAGTTAACGGCAACAGACGGAGTCTCCTCTTTTATCCATGTTGAGGATGCTGCGAATGCAGCTTTTCTAGCATTGGCTTGGCCGACAGGAACGTATAACATCGTGGATGATGAACCCGCCAAGGGTATAGACTGGCTTCCAGTATATGCAGATATTTTGAACGCACCCTCACCAGAACTTCAATTAGGAGCAGGTGGATGGGAGAGAGGGGCTTTGAATACCAAAGTAAAAAACGTTTGTGGATGGAATCTACATTATCCAACTTGGAGAACAGGTTTTTTAGAAGCATTGCGTTAA
- a CDS encoding MFS transporter, producing MRIQSDAIIPLRTSKEHVIGPWLVAAALFMASLNLRPSIASIAPVLSSIQQDLGLSGAVSSLLVSIPLLCMGLLAPFSVQLSERLGMERVITLSLLLIGTSTFLRIFIHSAPLLFLTALLSGFGIAMMGPLLSGFIKKYMADRVPSMIALYSMALALGAALGSSLTSPLQWKLHSWQTALSFWLIPAILALPLWYGMQRRQIHASATEVSFSRPLKLPWKTGKAWLLAIEFGLLSVVFYSLLGWFPLMLITAGISRLHAGFMVTLFAITQIPSGMIMQMLLKVHPSRRSWLIISSSMQATGLLLLFFSTFLWPAVLLIGLGSGMLFALVNLLPLEATSTPEEAASWAAMTQCFGFLIGAGGPFLLGLVYDRMGNFKLSILGMVLVSVLMGVISLFIIPGKDE from the coding sequence ATGAGAATTCAATCAGACGCAATTATTCCCTTGCGCACGAGTAAGGAGCATGTAATAGGTCCTTGGCTGGTAGCAGCGGCCCTCTTCATGGCATCACTGAATTTGAGACCCTCGATAGCGTCCATCGCACCAGTACTGAGCAGCATTCAACAGGATCTCGGCTTGAGTGGTGCAGTTTCCAGCTTGCTGGTCTCCATTCCGCTGCTTTGTATGGGGCTTCTCGCTCCGTTCTCTGTACAATTGAGCGAAAGACTGGGGATGGAACGAGTCATTACCTTGTCCTTGCTTCTCATTGGCACAAGTACGTTTTTACGCATTTTCATTCACTCTGCCCCGCTGTTGTTTCTGACTGCATTGCTATCTGGTTTTGGTATTGCTATGATGGGGCCTTTGCTATCGGGGTTTATCAAGAAGTATATGGCTGACAGGGTGCCATCAATGATTGCTTTGTATTCCATGGCTTTAGCACTAGGGGCAGCGCTTGGTTCGAGCCTGACTTCACCATTACAATGGAAGCTTCACTCCTGGCAAACGGCACTTTCATTCTGGCTCATACCTGCAATATTGGCTCTACCGCTGTGGTATGGCATGCAAAGACGACAGATACATGCTTCTGCTACAGAAGTATCCTTTTCAAGACCATTGAAGCTGCCCTGGAAAACAGGAAAAGCGTGGCTGCTTGCCATCGAATTCGGACTCTTATCTGTCGTGTTTTATTCGCTCCTGGGGTGGTTTCCATTAATGCTCATTACGGCAGGTATTTCCCGGCTGCACGCTGGATTCATGGTGACCTTGTTTGCCATCACTCAAATCCCGAGTGGAATGATTATGCAAATGCTCTTAAAGGTCCATCCTTCCAGACGGAGTTGGCTAATCATATCGTCTTCGATGCAGGCTACCGGCCTCTTATTGTTATTCTTCTCCACCTTCTTATGGCCTGCTGTGCTGTTAATTGGACTAGGATCAGGAATGTTATTTGCTCTAGTTAACTTGCTCCCACTCGAAGCGACGTCAACGCCTGAAGAGGCCGCCTCTTGGGCAGCCATGACTCAGTGTTTTGGTTTTCTCATCGGGGCGGGGGGGCCATTTCTGCTGGGCTTAGTTTATGACCGCATGGGCAATTTTAAGTTGAGCATACTGGGGATGGTACTAGTTTCGGTTTTGATGGGAGTAATATCCTTATTTATCATTCCGGGAAAAGATGAATAG
- a CDS encoding PLP-dependent aminotransferase family protein: protein MKTELTETKTRRVYTLIRNRIFQGGYELGSLLPSTRELAKELGVSRALIVEVYEQLTAEGYLEGRQGSGTYVMDIGRSRPFLIQQEDSITTDQLSFSKDSGDFNGIDFRPSFPALEHVPLQKWKRTALEVYDNAPSSAFGYQEDLSGSWPLRQSICQHLLKFKGFHCVPSQIIVTSGATQAISLLCKLLLKPKDIVAIEDPTAAFIHNIFVSTDAQIVPVPVDEHGLCVYNLPTHSQPKCIFVTPSHQFPSGSILSISRRIQLLDYARRTRSYIIEDDYDSEFRYGGMPIHALRELDAERVIYVGTFSKNLFPSLRLGYMVVPQELLEPLLELKRMADMQCPTLPQLTLAQFMKEGHLERHITRMKRIYGKRRKHLIAAMNEAFDGKVTISGDASGLHVVAKFPGRNIDLLTSMQLEEQHIRIYPAERYTISKEKYTESLIMGFGNVTELQITKGVKTIAQFL, encoded by the coding sequence ATGAAGACGGAACTAACAGAAACAAAAACAAGACGAGTCTACACTCTAATAAGAAATCGGATTTTTCAAGGGGGTTATGAGTTGGGAAGTCTCCTTCCCTCTACTAGAGAGCTGGCAAAGGAACTGGGAGTCTCACGGGCTCTCATCGTTGAGGTATACGAGCAGTTGACGGCTGAAGGTTATTTGGAAGGACGCCAAGGTTCAGGCACCTATGTTATGGACATCGGAAGGAGCAGACCGTTTCTAATACAACAGGAGGATTCAATCACGACAGACCAACTCTCTTTTTCCAAAGACAGTGGGGATTTTAACGGAATAGATTTCCGGCCAAGCTTCCCGGCCCTTGAGCATGTTCCACTTCAAAAATGGAAAAGAACCGCACTTGAGGTTTACGACAATGCTCCTTCTTCTGCATTTGGCTATCAAGAAGATCTATCTGGGAGTTGGCCACTTAGACAATCCATTTGCCAGCACCTCCTCAAATTCAAAGGATTCCACTGTGTACCTTCACAAATTATTGTCACATCCGGAGCCACCCAAGCCATCTCCTTATTGTGCAAACTGTTGTTGAAGCCGAAAGATATTGTAGCCATTGAAGATCCTACTGCTGCGTTTATTCATAATATTTTCGTCTCGACGGATGCGCAAATTGTACCTGTACCTGTCGATGAACATGGACTATGTGTCTATAACCTTCCCACACACTCGCAGCCTAAATGTATCTTTGTCACCCCTTCTCATCAATTTCCTTCCGGAAGCATCCTGTCCATCAGCAGACGTATTCAACTGCTGGATTATGCTCGGCGTACCCGAAGCTATATTATTGAAGACGATTATGATAGTGAATTTCGATATGGAGGAATGCCGATCCATGCCCTGCGAGAGCTTGATGCCGAACGGGTTATCTATGTGGGGACATTCAGCAAAAATTTGTTTCCATCATTACGTCTTGGTTATATGGTCGTCCCCCAAGAACTACTTGAGCCATTGTTAGAATTAAAACGGATGGCCGATATGCAATGTCCCACCTTGCCACAATTGACGTTAGCTCAATTCATGAAGGAAGGACATTTGGAACGTCATATCACACGAATGAAACGCATTTACGGCAAAAGAAGAAAACATCTGATAGCCGCAATGAATGAGGCGTTTGACGGCAAAGTAACGATATCTGGTGATGCATCCGGTTTGCATGTCGTAGCAAAATTTCCAGGTCGTAACATTGATCTTTTAACGTCTATGCAACTTGAGGAGCAACATATCAGAATATATCCTGCCGAGCGATATACCATTTCGAAAGAAAAGTATACTGAGAGCCTCATTATGGGATTTGGTAATGTAACAGAATTACAGATCACTAAGGGAGTCAAGACGATTGCCCAATTTCTATAA
- a CDS encoding EamA family transporter produces MILLAYSLVCLIFGTTFLAIKIGVDAGAPPFFSAGLRFFTAGAVLFLFMVLRGKARFSLLLRKEMLLTGAALTFGTFAALYWAEQYVSSGLAAVLSATGPMMILLMQMAFMRQKAPAYSLFGCIIGFTGVLLLVLPSLAADVTPLWLIGCVVVLIGELCYAAGAIYSKKVITTFSAESPVALNAAQMMYGGALLFIISLFTEPMHPSFLLSFKTAGSLLYLTVVGSMVGHTLFYWLVSKTNPVFPSTWLYISPPIAVGVGFLFYNEAVTWVTLLGVFTIIAGTILVNAGALKQLFFKPKPVIPVLPKAGIEALPQDL; encoded by the coding sequence ATGATTCTGTTAGCTTATTCACTTGTCTGTCTGATCTTCGGCACTACCTTCCTGGCCATCAAAATCGGCGTAGACGCCGGAGCGCCGCCCTTCTTCTCTGCGGGACTGCGTTTTTTCACGGCGGGTGCGGTGCTGTTCCTATTCATGGTTCTGCGGGGCAAAGCCCGCTTCTCCCTGCTCCTGCGCAAGGAAATGCTGCTCACAGGAGCTGCGCTGACCTTCGGCACCTTCGCCGCGCTCTACTGGGCGGAACAATATGTATCCTCCGGACTTGCCGCCGTATTGTCTGCCACCGGGCCGATGATGATTCTGCTCATGCAGATGGCCTTTATGCGCCAAAAAGCGCCCGCCTATTCTCTCTTCGGCTGTATCATCGGGTTCACCGGAGTCCTGCTGCTGGTGCTGCCCAGCCTGGCGGCTGACGTCACTCCGCTCTGGCTGATCGGCTGTGTGGTGGTGCTGATTGGGGAACTCTGCTACGCGGCGGGAGCGATCTATTCCAAAAAAGTAATTACCACCTTCTCCGCCGAGTCTCCCGTGGCTTTAAACGCAGCACAGATGATGTACGGCGGGGCGCTGCTGTTCATCATCTCCCTGTTCACAGAGCCGATGCACCCGTCCTTCCTGTTGTCATTCAAAACCGCAGGTTCCCTGCTCTACCTGACCGTTGTCGGCTCCATGGTTGGACACACGCTGTTCTACTGGCTCGTCTCCAAGACGAATCCGGTTTTCCCGTCCACCTGGCTGTATATCTCTCCGCCGATTGCCGTCGGGGTAGGCTTCCTGTTCTATAACGAAGCGGTTACCTGGGTAACGCTGCTTGGCGTATTCACCATTATCGCGGGAACCATCCTTGTGAATGCTGGCGCGCTGAAGCAACTGTTCTTCAAGCCTAAACCGGTAATCCCCGTGCTGCCAAAAGCAGGCATTGAAGCACTTCCGCAGGATTTATAG
- a CDS encoding PLP-dependent aminotransferase family protein, with product MKKIAGAEQNNPLFRQVYEFMLNRMERGEWKTDDKLPSIRLLAEELGVHRLTVFKAYRALTESGKLYVKDKSGYYVALGSRLDPSAEDGAAVPGYMVRSPMSDIQRLPVTHQFSRALIDPGLLPNLFLSDYVKKVFDLYPKVLGTYSSVEGDEELRVTLSSHFEERYKLQLSARELLITSGAQQAINLIAGIMLGPMDVVLVERPTYSVALDIFRRAGARLVAVDISPQGYDLAAVEELMRKNKPRMFYINPTHHNPTGYTIPAQQRKLLVELAERYRCLLVEDDPFRDMYFLEEPPPPFFAYDTEGWVMYISSFSKYVAPGLRICAVACRYPFMERLIAAKSLADNGTPLLNQKIFLHYYTSPRLQQHLGKLRIALQVHKEIMEEELAATGWEWTPPQGGLNLWVKLPDSVPVTKLLARCLEHSISFVPGEICDPLGEMKSWLRLSYSFASEALLREGMQRLTAIAREIEAGE from the coding sequence ATGAAAAAAATAGCGGGTGCCGAGCAGAATAATCCCTTATTCCGCCAAGTTTATGAGTTCATGCTGAACCGGATGGAGCGCGGGGAGTGGAAGACTGATGACAAGCTGCCGTCGATCCGGCTGCTGGCGGAGGAGCTGGGAGTTCACCGGCTGACCGTGTTCAAGGCCTACCGGGCGCTGACTGAGAGCGGTAAGCTGTATGTCAAAGACAAATCCGGTTATTATGTGGCCCTGGGCAGCAGGCTGGACCCTTCGGCGGAAGATGGGGCGGCAGTGCCGGGGTATATGGTCAGGAGCCCGATGTCCGATATTCAGCGGCTGCCGGTCACGCACCAGTTCTCTCGGGCCTTGATTGATCCGGGGCTGCTGCCGAACCTGTTCCTGTCTGATTATGTAAAAAAAGTATTCGACCTCTACCCGAAGGTCCTGGGCACCTACTCCTCCGTGGAGGGTGATGAAGAGCTGCGTGTTACGCTGAGCAGCCATTTCGAGGAGCGGTATAAGCTCCAGCTGTCGGCCCGCGAGCTGCTGATTACTTCAGGTGCACAACAGGCCATCAATCTGATTGCCGGGATCATGCTCGGTCCGATGGATGTTGTGCTGGTGGAGCGGCCTACGTATAGTGTGGCGCTGGATATTTTTCGGCGGGCAGGAGCGCGGCTGGTAGCTGTGGATATCTCGCCGCAGGGCTATGATCTGGCGGCGGTGGAGGAGCTGATGCGTAAGAATAAGCCGCGGATGTTCTACATCAACCCGACCCATCATAACCCGACGGGGTATACGATTCCGGCCCAGCAGCGCAAGCTGCTGGTGGAGCTTGCAGAGCGCTACCGCTGTCTGCTCGTGGAGGATGATCCGTTCCGCGACATGTACTTCTTAGAGGAGCCGCCCCCGCCGTTCTTCGCTTATGATACAGAGGGCTGGGTCATGTATATCAGCAGCTTCAGCAAATATGTGGCCCCCGGCCTGCGGATCTGTGCGGTGGCCTGCCGTTATCCGTTCATGGAGCGGCTGATCGCCGCCAAGTCCTTGGCGGATAACGGGACGCCGCTGCTGAATCAGAAGATTTTTCTGCATTATTATACCTCGCCGCGCTTACAGCAGCATCTTGGCAAGCTGCGGATTGCCCTTCAGGTGCACAAGGAGATTATGGAGGAAGAGCTCGCGGCCACCGGCTGGGAATGGACGCCCCCGCAGGGCGGACTTAATCTGTGGGTCAAGCTGCCGGACAGTGTTCCGGTAACTAAGCTGCTGGCCCGTTGCCTGGAGCATTCGATCTCCTTCGTACCGGGTGAAATCTGTGATCCGCTGGGGGAGATGAAGTCCTGGCTGCGCCTTAGCTACTCGTTCGCCAGTGAAGCCTTGCTGCGCGAGGGAATGCAGCGGCTCACCGCCATTGCGCGGGAGATTGAGGCGGGGGAGTAG